The window TGCTCTTCTGCATCAACTTCTACACCGATAATGTCTGATATGGCAGCAATGGTTTCACTGCTGCCAGCCTTACAGGCCTTGGGCTCGGCATATCCTAAGACAATGGCTGTAGCCAGATCAGAACACCCTGCCAGACCACAGGCTCCGCAATTTGCTCCGGGTAATGCATCATTCACTTTGGCAATTCTGGGATCAACAGGCACATAAAATGCCTTGGCTGTAATACCAAGGATCAGACTCAACATCAGACCCATTAGTCCCATGGCTGCTATTGCAATAAGTATCTGTTCCATACTGTATTCCTTAAATTGTTTTCACGTAACAGTTTGAGCCTTCCAGTGCGGCACGAAGGTTGACTCTTATAAGACCCACCTGCCCAAAAATGAGACGTTTAAATCATCGGTTGATGCTCAACTGGATTCCGAGAGCATGCCCCCCCTGCTTTCTTTACAATGGGCTATGCTTTTACGTTTTAACTTAAAATTATCGTATCTGTTTAGCGCTTTTAAGGAGAGCAGGGGACAGGCACTCCGGGACCCACTTGAGCATCAATTTGTGCTCAAAATGACTCATTTTTGGGACAAGTGGATCCCGGAAGAGCCAGTCCCCGTGCCACATCCAAAGCGCTAAACAGATACAAATTATCCAGCCAGGCAAAGCAGGCATAATCTAATCAAGCCCCAGCAGCCCAGCAAAGCTCAAAGCCATGATTCCGGCAGTGATAAGTGTAATGGGAACTCCCTGCAAAACAGCGGGCACATAAGCAGTAGCCGCCATTCTTTCTCTTATGCCGGCCAGAATGATGAGCACAACTGCAAATCCCCCGGCAGCCGATATAGAGTAGACAAGGGTTTCCATAAATGATCGTTCATCCTGAATATTAAGCAGCGATATTCCGAAAACCATGCAGTTTGTGGTTATCAGAGGCAGATATATACCCAGAGCCCTGTAAAGTGGTGGAGATACTTTCTGAACCACCATTTCTGTAATTTGCACGTTGGATGCAATAACCAGTATAAAAACCAGAGTTTGCAGATATTCAATGCTGAATGGCTCAAGCACAGCCTTTTGAATAATCCAGCAAGTGGTTCCTGCCAGAGTAGTTACAAAGATGACCGCAAAGGACATGCCCACGGCGCTGCTCATAGAGCTTGAAACGCCCACAATGGGACAGTTGCCCATAAACCTGATAAGGGCGATATTGTTGATAAACATGGCTGAAACCATCATCAAAAGATAATCTTCCATGGCCTTATCCTACTTTTTGAATGTTATTTTTTTCCAGCGTGGCTGAAATCAGGTTCATGGCTGCCAGCACAAGGCCAAAAACAAGAAACGCCCCGGCAGGCATTAACAGATAGTCAAATCCCGGGTATCCTTCAGGCATCACATTCATTCCAAGCCAGGTCCCGTTGCCAAACACCTCCCTGATGGAGGAGATAACTACCAGGGACAATGTAAATCCAAGCCCCATACCCACTGCATCAGCAAGTGACAGGTGCACAGGATTTTTCCGGGCAAAGGCTTCTGCGCGTCCCAGCACTAAACAATTGACAACAATAAGCGGGATCCAGATACCAAGAACCAGAAACAAAGGATAAAAATATGCCTGCATGACCAGCTCAACAATGACCACTCCTGTGGCTATAATGCTTATGAAGACTGCAATGCGCACCTTGTCTGGAACCACGTTGCGAATAGCAGAAACAAGCCCATTGCTTAAAAGCAATACAAAAAGAACAGCCATGCCCATGCCAATGGCGCTTTCTACATTGGTTGAAACAGCAAGAGCCGGGCATATGCCCAGCGCAAAGCGCAGCGGGGCGACTTCTTTCCACAGGCCCCTTGTAAAAACCTTCACCATAGAATCAGCCATATTAATCTCCTTTATCCTGAACAATTCAGCGCCATGCCTGCTTCCTGGGAGCAGGCGCTGGACTTACAACTTTAATCGTAATAGTTTAGCCCTTTTCTAAGGAAAGCAGGGAACAGGCACCCCAGCCCTTGTTTTTTGTTGATGTAAAACACAGACTTAATAAAGCAAGGACTGGGAGAGCCAGTCCCCGTGCCACATGCAAATGGCTAAATTGTTACCTTTAATCAAATTCCAGCTTGTCTTTTACTTCCTGATAAACAGCTATACCCCTGTGCACGGCATTGGCCTTGGCAGCTGCTGATACAGTAGCTCCGGTTATACCCTGAATGGTACCTCCATCAGAACGAAGACGAAAATCCTTGTCCAAGGGCTGATCCTGGAACTGGCGGACAAAACTGGCTACATCAATAATGCGCGTTCCAAGCCCCGGAGTTTCTGAATGGGTTGTAACAGCAGCACCCTGCAGCTTTCCCTCAGCCGGATTTATGGACAGCATAACACCTACAGGCCCGGCATACCCTCCTGCATAACTTTCAAAGGCCACGGAAACAGTCTGACCGTCCTTTTTGGCAATGAAAAAAGTCATTTCTTCTTCACGTCCATTTCTTTCAATATTCAAGGTCAGTCTGTCTGATACAGGATCATTATCATAGCCTTCTGGCAGTATTTTCACCAGTGCCGGTTCTTTAATGAATAATATCTGCTGGTACTCTATCTGATCCTTAGTGCCTATCTTGACCATGGCGAGAGCACCGCCACAAAGGGACGCCACCAGCGTCATAATGAAAACCATCTGGATAAGATCTTTACGTGTCACTGATATCTCTCCTGAAAGCAGGCCTTTTGGGT of the Desulfonatronovibrio magnus genome contains:
- the rsxE gene encoding electron transport complex subunit RsxE, coding for MADSMVKVFTRGLWKEVAPLRFALGICPALAVSTNVESAIGMGMAVLFVLLLSNGLVSAIRNVVPDKVRIAVFISIIATGVVIVELVMQAYFYPLFLVLGIWIPLIVVNCLVLGRAEAFARKNPVHLSLADAVGMGLGFTLSLVVISSIREVFGNGTWLGMNVMPEGYPGFDYLLMPAGAFLVFGLVLAAMNLISATLEKNNIQKVG
- a CDS encoding electron transport complex protein RnfA, producing the protein MEDYLLMMVSAMFINNIALIRFMGNCPIVGVSSSMSSAVGMSFAVIFVTTLAGTTCWIIQKAVLEPFSIEYLQTLVFILVIASNVQITEMVVQKVSPPLYRALGIYLPLITTNCMVFGISLLNIQDERSFMETLVYSISAAGGFAVVLIILAGIRERMAATAYVPAVLQGVPITLITAGIMALSFAGLLGLD
- a CDS encoding RnfABCDGE type electron transport complex subunit G, producing the protein MTRKDLIQMVFIMTLVASLCGGALAMVKIGTKDQIEYQQILFIKEPALVKILPEGYDNDPVSDRLTLNIERNGREEEMTFFIAKKDGQTVSVAFESYAGGYAGPVGVMLSINPAEGKLQGAAVTTHSETPGLGTRIIDVASFVRQFQDQPLDKDFRLRSDGGTIQGITGATVSAAAKANAVHRGIAVYQEVKDKLEFD